TTGGCGAGGCATACGAGGAGTATCTCAGAGAAGTTCCCCGGTGGATTCCGCGCGTGCGCCGCGTTCGGCGAAGGCGCTGAGCCGGCGTCAGCCCCGGTTCGGCGGGGCGGCACCGATGGAGCGGAGGAGGATGGCGGTCAGCGCGGGGAGGGCCTCGGCCAGCTCGGGACGGCCGGTGTGGAGCCACTGGATCACCACCTCGTTGACGGCGCCGAGCCACGCCAGGGTGGCGACCTCGGTGTCGAGCGGCGGGATCGAGCCCTCGCGCGCGGCCTGGTCCAGGTAGCCCTTGATCAGGGCGGCGAAGCGGCTGTGGACCTCGGCGCGCTTCGCCTCGTAGGTCGCGCCGAGGCTGACGGCTTCGAGCAGCAGGATCCGAGCCAGTTCACGGTGGCGGCTGAACGTCTCGAGCGTCGCCTGGAGGGCGCCCTCCACCTTGCCGAGCGCCCCGTGGCGGCTCTCGATGGCCTGGGCGACCGCCGTCGCGAGGTGATTCGAGAACTCGTCCACGAGGGCGAGGAAGAGGGCTTCCTTGGTCGGGAAGTGATGGTAGACGGCGCCCTTGGACGTGCCCGACGCGCGGACAATATCGTCCACGATCGCCCTGTGATACCCTTTGCGGGCGAAGACCTCCAGGGCGGCCTGGAGGATCCTCTCGCGGGCAGTCCCTTTCTTCACGGACGGATCCTGTGCCCCTGATCCGGATCGGCCATAGCCCGGACCCCGACGACGCCTTCATGTTCTATGCCCTGACGGCCGGCAAGCTGCGTGTGCCCGGCGTCGAGGTCCAGCACGTGCTCGAGGAGATCGAGCGGTTGAACCGGCGGGCGTGCGAGGGCGAACTGGAGGTCACCGCGGTCTCGGCCGCGACGTACGCGCTGGTCGCCGACCGCTACCGGATCATGGACCCCGGCGCCTCCATGGGGAAGGGATACGGCCCGGTGCTTGTCGCCAGGGTCCCGCTGGACGCGCAGGAGATCTCCGAGCGCGTCGTGGCCATCCCCGGGAGCCACACCACCGCCGCGCTTCTGCTCCGGCTCTACTGCGGCGATCCGCCGATCATCGAGGTGCCCTTCGACCGGATCCCACAGGTGGTGCTCGACGAGCAGGCGGAGGCGGGGCTCCTGATCCACGAGGGGCAGATCACCCATCAGGCGCTCGGGCTCTACCCGGTCCTCGACCTCGGGAAGGTGTGGGAGCGGGAGACCGGGCTCCCGCTCCCCCTCGGGATCAACGTCGTCCGGCGGGATCTCGGAGAGGACCTCCATCGGCAGCTCTCTCGGGCGCTCAGGGACTCCATCGCCTACGCGTACGCCCACGAGGACGAGGCCATCGGCTACGCGATGGAGTTCGGTCGAGGCATCGATCGGGAGACCTGCCGGCGCTTCGTGCGCATGTACGTGAACGACTACACGCTGGCTCTGGGCGACGCCGGGCGCCGGGCGCTGGAGGTCCTGTTCCAGAAGGCTCACGCGAGCGGTCTGATTCCCGACATCCCGCCCCTCGACCCCTTGTAGTAATCGCGCGACACAATTGGCCCAGTGGGTGCCCAGCGCGCAACGGATCTCACCGAGCGATTCCGGACGGGAGGCGGCGCCCGGGGCGCCCCGCCGCGCGGAGCGCACCGCGAAAACAAGAGAGCGGCCGGCTGGCGGCAGCGCGACTATGGAGAAGCTGACGCTGGCTGGAGCGAGCACGGTGGGGCTGGGCGCCGACAGGACCCGCCCGGAATCAATAGACTTTCAGGATTTCGTACAGCGTCGTGCGCTGGGCGGGGGTGAAACCGGCCTCGCGGATCAGCGCGCAGACCTCGTCCAGGGTCGTGGTGTTGACGAAGTCTGCGGCCCGGTGAACGTTCTCCTCGAAGAGTGTTCCCCCGAAGTCGTCCGCGCCGAAGTGGAGCGCGATCTGTCCCGTCCGCTTGCCTTCGGAGAACCACGAGGCCTGGATGTGGGGGAAATTGTCCAGGTAGAGGCGCGAGACGGCGAGCACCCGGAGATAGGCGTTCGGGCCGGCGGCGTGCTTGATCCACTTCTCGAGGAGGGTATTCCCGGGCTTGAAGGACCACGGAATGAAGGCGGTGAAGCCGGCGTGCTCGTCCTGGAGATCGCGGATCGCGTCCAGGTGGTCCAGCACATCGCCGGGCTCTTCCACGTGGCCGTACATCATGGTGGCCGTCGTCTTGAAGCCGAGGCCGTGCGCCTCCCGGTGGACCTCGAGCCAGGCCCCGGGCCCGCCCTTCTTGGGTTCGATCCGCTTCCGCACACCCTCGGAGAGGATCTCGGCCCCGCCGCCGGGGAGCGTGAACTGGCCGGCGTCCTTGAGCCGGAGGAGCACGTCCGGGACCGAGAGGCCGGAGACCTGGGCCATGGTCTGGACCTCGGAGGCCGTGAAGAAGTGCGGCGTCACCTGTGGGAACCGCCGCCGCGTCTCGCGGACCAGCGTGAGGTAGTAGTCGAGCGGAATGTCGGGGTTGTGGCCGCCCTGAAGCAGGATCGTCGTCGCGCCTCTGGCAGCGCCAGCCTCGATCTTCGTCAGGACTTCCTCCACCGTGAGGGTGTAGGCTTCGGGGTCGCCGGGCTTTCGGTAGAAGGCGCAGAACTGGCAGTCGGTGACGCAGACGTTGGTGTAGTTGGGGTTCGAGTCGATGACGAAGGTGACGCGCTTCTCCGGGATCAGCCTGAACCGCGCCTCCTGGGCGAGGTTCCCCAGCTCGAGCAGGGGGGCCTCCGTCA
This region of Candidatus Rokuibacteriota bacterium genomic DNA includes:
- a CDS encoding TetR/AcrR family transcriptional regulator, giving the protein MKKGTARERILQAALEVFARKGYHRAIVDDIVRASGTSKGAVYHHFPTKEALFLALVDEFSNHLATAVAQAIESRHGALGKVEGALQATLETFSRHRELARILLLEAVSLGATYEAKRAEVHSRFAALIKGYLDQAAREGSIPPLDTEVATLAWLGAVNEVVIQWLHTGRPELAEALPALTAILLRSIGAAPPNRG
- a CDS encoding ABC transporter substrate-binding protein; translation: MIRIGHSPDPDDAFMFYALTAGKLRVPGVEVQHVLEEIERLNRRACEGELEVTAVSAATYALVADRYRIMDPGASMGKGYGPVLVARVPLDAQEISERVVAIPGSHTTAALLLRLYCGDPPIIEVPFDRIPQVVLDEQAEAGLLIHEGQITHQALGLYPVLDLGKVWERETGLPLPLGINVVRRDLGEDLHRQLSRALRDSIAYAYAHEDEAIGYAMEFGRGIDRETCRRFVRMYVNDYTLALGDAGRRALEVLFQKAHASGLIPDIPPLDPL
- the mqnC gene encoding dehypoxanthine futalosine cyclase, with product MHGHWLLTEAPLLELGNLAQEARFRLIPEKRVTFVIDSNPNYTNVCVTDCQFCAFYRKPGDPEAYTLTVEEVLTKIEAGAARGATTILLQGGHNPDIPLDYYLTLVRETRRRFPQVTPHFFTASEVQTMAQVSGLSVPDVLLRLKDAGQFTLPGGGAEILSEGVRKRIEPKKGGPGAWLEVHREAHGLGFKTTATMMYGHVEEPGDVLDHLDAIRDLQDEHAGFTAFIPWSFKPGNTLLEKWIKHAAGPNAYLRVLAVSRLYLDNFPHIQASWFSEGKRTGQIALHFGADDFGGTLFEENVHRAADFVNTTTLDEVCALIREAGFTPAQRTTLYEILKVY